A section of the Tenrec ecaudatus isolate mTenEca1 chromosome 10, mTenEca1.hap1, whole genome shotgun sequence genome encodes:
- the AXIN2 gene encoding axin-2 isoform X2 — protein sequence MSSAVVVPRLPDPSSSFREDAPRPPVPGEEGDTPPCQAGLGKGPITKPMPVSSSARRNEDGLGEPEGRASPESPLTRWTKSLLSLLGDQDGAYLFRIFLEREKCVDTLDFWFACNGFRLMNLKDTKTLRVAKAIYKRYIENNSIVSKQLKPATKTYIRDGIKKQQIDSIMFDQAQTEIQSVMEEHAYQMFLTSDIYLEYVRSGGENPAYMSSGGLGSLKLVCGYLPTLNEEEEWTCADFKCKLSPTVVGLSSRTLRATANMRSAETVESAYRSFKRSDPINPYHVASGYGFAPATSANDSEISSDALTDDSMSMTDSSVDGIPPYRVGSKKQLQREMHRSVKANGQVSLPHFPRTHRLPKEMTPVNPATFAAELIGRLEKLKLELESRHSLEQRLQQIQEDEEKEGPEPVLSSREGGPPPHPLSLLPSGSYEEDPQTILDDHLSRVLKTPGCQSPGMGHYSPRSRSPDRHHPHQHRSSFPPGGKLPTPLASCPLLVAKGFMAVAKQTTKHVHHHYVHHHAGPKTKEEIEAEAAQRVRCLCAGGADYYCYARCKSHPKVSEPTEPLGGGSSSSSRGGTLARRSGKGTELGQALPARELGAPGGAGAPQLPGEDGASSQDAWPWMLESEQQTKPKPQPHSGPSTKKSYPGDAARAAPGERAGRHHLWGTSSGHARATPRTHPFIQDPAVPSLAPPNTLAQLEEACRRLTEVSRPSKQRCCAAGQQRDRNHSASGQAGATPFSTPSLVPEDHKEPKKLAGVHPFQASELVVTYFFCGEEIPYRRMLKAQSLTLGHFKEQLSKKGSYRYYFKKASDEFACGAVFEEIWEDDAVLPMYEGRILGKVERID from the exons ATGAGCAGCGCTGTGGTGGTGCCTCGCCTCCCGGATCCCAGCAGTAGCTTCCGTGAGGATGCTCCGAGGCCTCCTGTCCCAGGGGAAGAAGGGGACACCCCACCGTGCCAGGCTGGCCTGGGCAAGGGCCCCATCACCAAACCCATGCCTGTGTCCTCCAGCGCCCGGCGGAACGAGGATGGGCTGGGAGAGCCCGAGGGGCGGGCCTCCCCAGAGTCTCCCCTGACTCGGTGGACTAAGTCGTTGCTCAGCTTGTTGGGGGATCAAGACGGGGCGTATCTCTTCCGGATTTTCTTGGAGAGGGAGAAATGCGTGGATACCTTAGACTTCTGGTTTGCCTGCAATGGATTTCGGTTGATGAACCTGAAGGATACCAAAACTTTACGAGTAGCCAAAGCGATCTACAAAAGGTACATCGAGAACAACAGCATTGTCTCCAAGCAGTTGAAACCAGCCACCAAGACCTACATACGGGATGGCATCAAGAAGCAGCAAATTGATTCCATCATGTTCGACCAGGCACAGACCGAGATCCAGTCGGTGATGGAGGAGCATGCCTACCAGATGTTTTTGACTTCTGATATATACCTCGAATATGTGAGGAGTGGGGGAGAAAACCCAGCCTACATGAGCAGCGGGGGCTTGGGAAGCCTGAAGCTGGTGTGTGGCTACCTCCCCACCTTGAATGAAGAAGAGGAGTGGACTTGTGCCGACTTCAAGTGCAAGCTCTCGCCCACGGTGGTTGGCTTGTCCAGCAGAACCCTGAGGGCCACGGCCAACATGAGGTCTGCGGAGACGGTGGAGAGCGCATACAG GTCCTTCAAGAGGAGTGATCCCATTAATCCATACCACGTCGCGTCCGGCTACGGCTTTGCCCCCGCCACCAGCGCCAACGACAGCGAGATCTCCAGCGATGCGCTCACAGACGATTCCATGTCCATGACAGACAGCAGCGT agatgGGATTCCTCCGTACCGCGTGGGCAGCAAGAAGCAGCTCCAGAGAGAGATGCATCGCAGTGTGAAGGCCAACGGTCAAGTGTCTCTACCTCATTTCCCG AGAACCCACCGCCTGCCCAAGGAGATGACCCCCGTGAATCCCGCCACCTTTGCGGCTGAGCTCATCGGCCGGCTGGAGAAGTTGAAGCTGGAGCTGGAGAGCCGCCACAGCCTGGAGCAACGGCTGCAGCAGATCCAGGAG GATGAAGAGAAGGAGGGGCCGGAGCCGGTGCTGAGCTCGAGGGAGGGAGGCCCCCCGCCGcaccctctgtccctcctgcccTCCGGCAGCTACGAGGAGGATCCACAGACGATTCTGGACGACCACCTGTCGAGGGTCCTCAAGACCCCAGGCTGCCAGTCGCCGGGCATGGGCCACTACAGCCCCCGCTCCCGTTCCCCGGaccgccaccacccccaccagcaTCGCTCCTCCTTCCCGCCTGGGGGCAAGCTGCCCACCCCGCTGGCCAGCTGCCCCCTGCTGGTGGCCAAGGGCTTCATGGCCGTGGCCAAGCAGACGACGAAGCACGTCCACCACCACTACGTCCACCACCATGCTGGCCCCAAGACCAAGGAGGAGATCGAGGCGGAGGCCGCCCAGCGGGTGCGCTGCCTGTGCGCGGGGGGTGCCGACTATTATTGCTATGCCCGGTGCAAGAGCCATCCCAAGGTGTCCGAGCCCACGGAGCCGCTGGG cggcggcagcagcagcagcagcagaggcggcacCTTGGCCAGGCGGAGTGGGAAAGGCACGGAGCTGGGCCAAGCCCTGCCCGCCAGGGAACTAGGGGCCCCAGGTggagctggggcacctcagcttcCTGGGGAGGATGGAGCCAGCTCGCAGGATGCctggccctggatgctggagagcGAGCAGCAGACcaagcccaagccccagccccatag TGGCCCAAGCACAAAGAAGTCCTACCCTGGGGACGCCGCCCGAGCTGCCCCCGGCGAGAGAGCCGGCCGTCACCACCTGTGGGGGACCAGCAGTGGACACGCCCGAGCCACGCCCCGCACCCACCCTTTCATCCAGGACCCTGCCGTGCCTTCCCTGGCCCCACCCAACACCCTGGCACAGCTGGAGGAGGCTTGCCGCAGGCTGACGGAGGTGTCCAGGCCCTCGAAACAGCG gtgcTGTGCAGCAGGCCAGCAGAGAGACAGGAACCACTCAGCCTCTGGCCAGGCAGGCGCGACACCCTTCTCCACCCCAAGCCTGGTGCCTGAAGA TCACAAAGAGCCAAAGAAGCTGGCGGGCGTCCACCCCTTCCAGGCCAGTGAGCTGGTGGTCACGTACTTCTTCTGTGGGGAAGAGATCCCGTATAGAAGGATGCTGAAGGCCCAGAGCTTGACCTTGGGCCACTTCAAAGAGCAGCTTAGCAAAAAGGGCAGTTACAG GTATTACTTCAAAAAAGCCAGCGACGAGTTTGCTTGCGGGGCGGTGTTTGAGGAGATCTGGGAGGACGACGCGGTGCTCCCCATGTACGAAGGGAGGATTCTGGGCAAGGTGGAGAGGATTGACTGA
- the AXIN2 gene encoding axin-2 isoform X1, whose protein sequence is MSSAVVVPRLPDPSSSFREDAPRPPVPGEEGDTPPCQAGLGKGPITKPMPVSSSARRNEDGLGEPEGRASPESPLTRWTKSLLSLLGDQDGAYLFRIFLEREKCVDTLDFWFACNGFRLMNLKDTKTLRVAKAIYKRYIENNSIVSKQLKPATKTYIRDGIKKQQIDSIMFDQAQTEIQSVMEEHAYQMFLTSDIYLEYVRSGGENPAYMSSGGLGSLKLVCGYLPTLNEEEEWTCADFKCKLSPTVVGLSSRTLRATANMRSAETVESAYRSFKRSDPINPYHVASGYGFAPATSANDSEISSDALTDDSMSMTDSSVDGIPPYRVGSKKQLQREMHRSVKANGQVSLPHFPRTHRLPKEMTPVNPATFAAELIGRLEKLKLELESRHSLEQRLQQIQEDEEKEGPEPVLSSREGGPPPHPLSLLPSGSYEEDPQTILDDHLSRVLKTPGCQSPGMGHYSPRSRSPDRHHPHQHRSSFPPGGKLPTPLASCPLLVAKGFMAVAKQTTKHVHHHYVHHHAGPKTKEEIEAEAAQRVRCLCAGGADYYCYARCKSHPKVSEPTEPLGGPSTKKSYPGDAARAAPGERAGRHHLWGTSSGHARATPRTHPFIQDPAVPSLAPPNTLAQLEEACRRLTEVSRPSKQRCCAAGQQRDRNHSASGQAGATPFSTPSLVPEDHKEPKKLAGVHPFQASELVVTYFFCGEEIPYRRMLKAQSLTLGHFKEQLSKKGSYRYYFKKASDEFACGAVFEEIWEDDAVLPMYEGRILGKVERID, encoded by the exons ATGAGCAGCGCTGTGGTGGTGCCTCGCCTCCCGGATCCCAGCAGTAGCTTCCGTGAGGATGCTCCGAGGCCTCCTGTCCCAGGGGAAGAAGGGGACACCCCACCGTGCCAGGCTGGCCTGGGCAAGGGCCCCATCACCAAACCCATGCCTGTGTCCTCCAGCGCCCGGCGGAACGAGGATGGGCTGGGAGAGCCCGAGGGGCGGGCCTCCCCAGAGTCTCCCCTGACTCGGTGGACTAAGTCGTTGCTCAGCTTGTTGGGGGATCAAGACGGGGCGTATCTCTTCCGGATTTTCTTGGAGAGGGAGAAATGCGTGGATACCTTAGACTTCTGGTTTGCCTGCAATGGATTTCGGTTGATGAACCTGAAGGATACCAAAACTTTACGAGTAGCCAAAGCGATCTACAAAAGGTACATCGAGAACAACAGCATTGTCTCCAAGCAGTTGAAACCAGCCACCAAGACCTACATACGGGATGGCATCAAGAAGCAGCAAATTGATTCCATCATGTTCGACCAGGCACAGACCGAGATCCAGTCGGTGATGGAGGAGCATGCCTACCAGATGTTTTTGACTTCTGATATATACCTCGAATATGTGAGGAGTGGGGGAGAAAACCCAGCCTACATGAGCAGCGGGGGCTTGGGAAGCCTGAAGCTGGTGTGTGGCTACCTCCCCACCTTGAATGAAGAAGAGGAGTGGACTTGTGCCGACTTCAAGTGCAAGCTCTCGCCCACGGTGGTTGGCTTGTCCAGCAGAACCCTGAGGGCCACGGCCAACATGAGGTCTGCGGAGACGGTGGAGAGCGCATACAG GTCCTTCAAGAGGAGTGATCCCATTAATCCATACCACGTCGCGTCCGGCTACGGCTTTGCCCCCGCCACCAGCGCCAACGACAGCGAGATCTCCAGCGATGCGCTCACAGACGATTCCATGTCCATGACAGACAGCAGCGT agatgGGATTCCTCCGTACCGCGTGGGCAGCAAGAAGCAGCTCCAGAGAGAGATGCATCGCAGTGTGAAGGCCAACGGTCAAGTGTCTCTACCTCATTTCCCG AGAACCCACCGCCTGCCCAAGGAGATGACCCCCGTGAATCCCGCCACCTTTGCGGCTGAGCTCATCGGCCGGCTGGAGAAGTTGAAGCTGGAGCTGGAGAGCCGCCACAGCCTGGAGCAACGGCTGCAGCAGATCCAGGAG GATGAAGAGAAGGAGGGGCCGGAGCCGGTGCTGAGCTCGAGGGAGGGAGGCCCCCCGCCGcaccctctgtccctcctgcccTCCGGCAGCTACGAGGAGGATCCACAGACGATTCTGGACGACCACCTGTCGAGGGTCCTCAAGACCCCAGGCTGCCAGTCGCCGGGCATGGGCCACTACAGCCCCCGCTCCCGTTCCCCGGaccgccaccacccccaccagcaTCGCTCCTCCTTCCCGCCTGGGGGCAAGCTGCCCACCCCGCTGGCCAGCTGCCCCCTGCTGGTGGCCAAGGGCTTCATGGCCGTGGCCAAGCAGACGACGAAGCACGTCCACCACCACTACGTCCACCACCATGCTGGCCCCAAGACCAAGGAGGAGATCGAGGCGGAGGCCGCCCAGCGGGTGCGCTGCCTGTGCGCGGGGGGTGCCGACTATTATTGCTATGCCCGGTGCAAGAGCCATCCCAAGGTGTCCGAGCCCACGGAGCCGCTGGG TGGCCCAAGCACAAAGAAGTCCTACCCTGGGGACGCCGCCCGAGCTGCCCCCGGCGAGAGAGCCGGCCGTCACCACCTGTGGGGGACCAGCAGTGGACACGCCCGAGCCACGCCCCGCACCCACCCTTTCATCCAGGACCCTGCCGTGCCTTCCCTGGCCCCACCCAACACCCTGGCACAGCTGGAGGAGGCTTGCCGCAGGCTGACGGAGGTGTCCAGGCCCTCGAAACAGCG gtgcTGTGCAGCAGGCCAGCAGAGAGACAGGAACCACTCAGCCTCTGGCCAGGCAGGCGCGACACCCTTCTCCACCCCAAGCCTGGTGCCTGAAGA TCACAAAGAGCCAAAGAAGCTGGCGGGCGTCCACCCCTTCCAGGCCAGTGAGCTGGTGGTCACGTACTTCTTCTGTGGGGAAGAGATCCCGTATAGAAGGATGCTGAAGGCCCAGAGCTTGACCTTGGGCCACTTCAAAGAGCAGCTTAGCAAAAAGGGCAGTTACAG GTATTACTTCAAAAAAGCCAGCGACGAGTTTGCTTGCGGGGCGGTGTTTGAGGAGATCTGGGAGGACGACGCGGTGCTCCCCATGTACGAAGGGAGGATTCTGGGCAAGGTGGAGAGGATTGACTGA